Proteins from one Desulfonema limicola genomic window:
- the ftsW gene encoding putative lipid II flippase FtsW, whose amino-acid sequence MKPYLTGRKDYLEKASAVSITYDISLLFPVIFLVGIGIVMVYSASSALALEKYGKDYYFLLKQSVFFFIGLFFLLICRNLPVRLFHALTYPFLLLSLAFLIAVQIPGLGVNAGGAVRWLNLGIFTFQPSEFARFALIIYMAYSMSKKDHKIRTFSVGFVPHVIVLGIFTVLILSQPDFGSVAILFIITWIMMFVGGVRLKYLVISLITLIPVTGFLLLNASYRVKRILSFWNPWEYASEEGYQTIHSLMAFGTGGVWGSGLGKGYQKLFYLPEPHTDFIFSVIGEELGLAGVMLVVACYGMILWQGLNIARNADNSFSSFLATGLTVSLGLQVCINMGVALALLPTKGLTLPFLSYGGTSLIMSMISIGVLMNIGTNAVHEQTS is encoded by the coding sequence ATGAAGCCTTATCTTACAGGCAGAAAAGATTATCTGGAAAAAGCTTCAGCAGTTTCTATTACCTATGATATCAGCCTGCTGTTTCCAGTTATTTTTCTTGTGGGTATTGGCATTGTTATGGTTTACAGTGCAAGTTCCGCCCTTGCACTGGAAAAATACGGAAAGGATTATTATTTTCTTTTAAAACAATCTGTTTTTTTCTTTATAGGCCTGTTTTTTCTGTTAATCTGCCGCAATCTGCCTGTCAGGCTTTTTCATGCTTTAACATATCCTTTTCTTCTTCTGTCCCTTGCTTTTCTTATTGCTGTCCAGATTCCTGGACTTGGGGTTAATGCAGGCGGGGCTGTACGATGGCTGAACCTGGGGATATTTACATTTCAGCCTTCTGAATTTGCCCGTTTTGCCCTGATAATATACATGGCATATTCAATGAGCAAAAAGGATCATAAAATCAGGACCTTTTCAGTGGGATTTGTACCCCATGTTATTGTTCTTGGCATTTTTACTGTATTAATATTATCCCAGCCTGATTTTGGTTCTGTTGCTATCTTGTTTATCATAACATGGATTATGATGTTTGTAGGCGGGGTACGTTTAAAATACCTGGTTATATCCCTGATAACCCTTATCCCTGTTACTGGTTTTTTATTACTTAATGCATCCTACCGGGTGAAAAGAATTTTAAGTTTTTGGAATCCATGGGAATATGCATCAGAAGAAGGGTATCAGACCATTCATTCCCTTATGGCTTTTGGAACCGGAGGAGTATGGGGATCAGGTTTGGGCAAAGGATATCAGAAATTATTTTACCTTCCTGAACCTCATACAGATTTTATTTTTTCTGTTATTGGGGAAGAACTCGGTCTTGCCGGGGTTATGCTTGTTGTTGCCTGTTACGGCATGATATTATGGCAGGGTTTAAATATTGCCAGAAATGCTGATAATTCATTTTCCTCTTTTCTGGCAACAGGTCTTACTGTGTCCCTGGGGCTTCAGGTATGTATTAATATGGGAGTTGCTTTGGCCCTTTTGCCAACAAAAGGGCTGACCCTTCCTTTTCTCAGTTATGGAGGAACTTCTCTTATTATGAGCATGATTTCAATAGGCGTATTAATGAATATAGGTACAAATGCGGTTCATGAGCAGACCAGTTAA